The window GAATGGGAACTTGAAGCTGATAGCGCACAATATTTTCAGGGAGGTGATGTGACAGAACTTGAGGATGTAAAGATTACCTTTTATTCTAAAGATGGGAAGATATATGAGGCTAAAGGCAAAAGAGGCAAATTAATGAATGAAACAAAGGATGTTGAGTTGACAGGTGATGTGGTTGTTACATCCAATAACGGATACAAACTTACCACAACATCACTTAACTATACATCAAGTAAAAGACAAATCACCACGAAAGAGAGGGTGTTTCTTACCGGTTCAAAAATATATGCAGAGGGAAACGGACTTCTTCTTGATATGAACAAAGAAACTGTTTCAATACTAAAAAATGTAAGGACGGTGATAAAACATGCAAAAACTTAAAAGTAAAGTTATGGGTTATAAAAACGGCTCACGGCTCACGGCTTTCTTTATCTTGCCTTTTGCCTTTTGCC is drawn from Deltaproteobacteria bacterium and contains these coding sequences:
- the lptC gene encoding LPS export ABC transporter periplasmic protein LptC codes for the protein MKKNIKTLLTILLIAFVFAISISLFLNYRLQKGVKDISPQTPSNADVVISKIHYIEDKDGKKEWELEADSAQYFQGGDVTELEDVKITFYSKDGKIYEAKGKRGKLMNETKDVELTGDVVVTSNNGYKLTTTSLNYTSSKRQITTKERVFLTGSKIYAEGNGLLLDMNKETVSILKNVRTVIKHAKT